The Natrinema saccharevitans genome includes the window GATTCACAGTGTTGAAGGTTTCGGCCGCGATCCCGTCGTCCCGGAGCGCGGTTCGGGCCACTGGACGCCAGAGAGCCGGTGTATCGACCGTCCGGACGGTGGCGAGGTCTCGAGGGCCCGTGTCGACGTTCCGACCATCGAGAGGCCGTCGGTCACTCCGCCCAGGGCTCGTCGGTCGTGTCGCCGAACAGTTCTCGCATGAGCGTCACGATGCTCTCGGGCGGGAACTGACCGCGCTCGGTGACGATCGCGTCGACGTACCGCGGGGGCGTCACGTCGAACGCGGGGTTTTCGACGGTCAGCCCGCCCTCGCTTCCCGGCTCGCCGGCCGACCCGTCCGGCGCGTCGCTCGAGCGGAGCGACGCGCGCTCCTCGTCCGACAGCACCTCGCGCTCGTCGCGGGTCTCGATCGCGACGGTGTGGCCCGTCAGCGTGTCCGGGTGCAGTTTGATCGTCTGCGCCGCGACCATCACCGGCACGCCGCGTTCTCGGGCGGTCACCGCCAGTCCGCTAGTTCCGATCTTGTTGATCACGCTCCCGTCGGCCGCGATGCTGTCGGCCCCGACCAGCACGTGGTCGGCCGCGTCCAGGTACCGCCGGGCCGCCCCGTCGACGATCAGCGTTACCGGCACCCCCCACTCGCGCAACTGCGCGGCCGTGATGTGACCCTGCTTGCGGGGCCGGGTCTCCTTGACGATCGCCTCGAGGGCCGTCCCGTCCTCGAGGGCGGCCTCGACACAGGCCAGCGCGTCCGTCGAGTGACAGTGAGTCAGGACGACGTCGCCGTCCCGCAACCGGTTGGCACCGATTCCGCCGAGGGTCTCCCGGGCGTGTTCGAGGTCGCGACGGAACGACTCCGCGCGGTCGATCGTCGACGCCCGTAACTCGCCGACGGTGTCGCCGTCGGCTCCCCGAAGCACGTATCGGAGCGCGTTCGGCAGACTGACCGCGGTCGGACGGGTTTCGTAGAGGGTTCGGGCGGCGGCCCGAAGCCCGCGGCGAAACGCCGCCGGCGTCTCGACCCGACTCTCCTCGGCCTGGGTCGCCAGCGCCGCCGCGGCCGCGTCGGCGATCGTCGCCGCCCCCCGGATCTCCATCGTGGCGATGGCGTCGGCGGTGGATTCGACGGCCGGCACGACCGCCGGTTCGGCATCGACCATGAGAGCGACTTACACGAAGGCGCTGAAAAGACTGCCGTCGGTTCCGGTGGTTACCCTGACGACCCGTTCGATGGCTCGAGTCCCGGTCCGAACACCGCTCGAGCGATCGTCGAAGCGGGATCGACCACCGAACCGAGGGCCGACGGGTGATCGAAAGCCGAAACTCCGAAACCGATCCGCCGGCTACGAGCGCCCATGACCGAACGAACCGGCACGTTCGTCGTGACCCACGCCGAGCCCGACTCGGCGGTCGTCCGCGACGTCCAGACCGCACAGGTACACACCCTCGCGTCCAACCCCGGCCTCGAGGTCCACGACGTCCTCGAGGCGACCGTCGCCCCCGAACCGCCCATGGAAGTCACCTGGGAGGTGATCGAGGTCGACGACCGGCGCTCGATCGAGGTGGTCGACAGCGACCTCGAGCCGACCACCTACGAGAAAGAGCTCGCGGCCGACGCCGAGATCGGCGACCTCGTCCAGGAGGAGCGGGCCGGCACCGGCGAGATCCACGTCTTCCGGGTTCCCGGCGACGAGGTCGCGGCCGCCGCCGCCGACGTCCTCGCGGACGAGGAGACGATCGCCCGTGCCGCCCGGCTCGAGGCGGTCCGAGTAGAGGTCCGGTCGGCGGCCGACGAGGGCGTGCTGAGCGTTCGGTACCTGCCGGACTGACGCGCGGTCCGACCGGCGGCTCGCCGGGTCGAATTGAGAAGGCTTACTTCGGGGGGGTGTAAGTACACCGGTATATGGGGTATTTCGACGTACCGGAGATCGATTACACCCGGTACAGCAATCGCCAGCTCGCAGCGGTTCCGCTGGCGGTTCTCGCGGTCGCACTGCTCGTGTTAAGCGGCGCGTTCCTCGCGTACGGAACGCCGGTGCCGCTGGGCATGGACTTCGCCGGCGGGACGGAGCTGACCGTCCAGACGACGACGGCGGAAGGCGACATCGGGGCGGCGTTCGACGAACAGCCCGAGTCCGTGACCGGAACGGGAAGCGAGAACCAGTACATCGTCCAGTTCTCCTCGACCGACTCGCAGGCCCTGAGCGATCAGGCCGAGGAAAACCTCGAGCAAGACGGGAGCGCCGAGGTCGTCCAGTCGGTGTCGGCGACATCGGCGAGCTTCGGTCAGGGTAGTCAGCAGACGGCCATGCTCGGACTCGTCATCGCGTTCGTCGGCATGAGCGCGATCGCGTTCCTGCTCTTTCGAACGTTCGTACCCTCGATCGCGATCGTCATCTCCGCGTTTTCCGATCTGATGATCCCGCTCGCGTTCATGCGGCTGGCCGGCATTCCGCTCTCGCTGGGCACCGTCGCCGGCCTCCTGATGCTCATCGGGTACTCCGTCGACTCCGACATCCTGTTGAACAACCACGTCCTGCGCCGGAGCGGTGACTTCTACGAGAGTACCCACCGCGCGATGCGGACCGGCGTCACGATGACGGTCACGTCGATGGTTGCGATGCTCGTCATGGCCGTCTCGGCGTATATCTTCGGTATCGGCCTGCTGGCGTCGATCGGGACCATCCTGTTCGTCGGCCTCGCCGCCGACCTGCTGAACACCTACATGTTGAACCTGAGCCTGCTTCGCTGGTACAAGTTCGAGGGGGTCCGCTCATGAGTCCGATCGGCGCGATCAAGGGCAACTGGCGCGTCCTCCTGCTCGTGGCGTTTCTCGCGTTCGCCGTCGTCGCGCTCTTTATCCCCGGCGGGATCGTCGCCGACGACGGCCTCGCCAGTGACAGCGTCGACAGCGGGCCGACGAACCTCGAGTTCGGGCTCGGACTCGATGGCGGGACCCGGATCCGGGTCCCGGTCGCGGGCATGACCGCGGAGGACATCGACACCGGCGCGGTCAGCGACGACGGGCAGGTCGATCAGGAGCGGATCGACGGCGTCGAGTCGACGCTCCAGAGCGAACTCGACCTCGATCAGGCGGACGTCAGCGTCGACGTCCGGGACGACGGGACCGTCACCGCCGAGGTGTTCAACGACAACGTCAGCGAATCGGAGTTCGCCGCGGCGTTGCAGGCGGCCGACGTCGACGCCTCCGAAGACGCCATCCGCGACGGCGTCACCCAGGGCACCCGCGACGAGATGATCAGGACGATCCAGACGAAGATCAACGCCGCGGGCCTCTCCGGCGGGACGGCCTACGAGTCGACGACGGTTGGCGGCCAACACTACATCGTCGTCGAGGTCCCCAACATGGACGCCGACGAGCTCCGGACCATCCTCTCGGAGCGCGGCCAGGTCGAGGTCGTCGCCTACTATCCGGACGGGAACGAGACCCAGACGAACCAGACGGTCCTGCGGGGCGAAAACATCGTCGAGGTCGATCCGCCGGAACAGAACCAGCGCGGCTCGGGCTACTTCGTTCCCGTCCAGGTCGGCGAAGACGCCGCACCGGGATTCCAACAGCAGATGGTCGATCTCGGATTCACGACCGAGGGACGGGGGCAGTGCAGCCTCAGCGGCGACGGTGAGAGCGTCGACTTCGATCACGAGGGCCAGCAGTACTGTCTGCTGACCGTCGTGGACGACGAAGTCGTCGACGCCCACTCGATGGGCGATCTCGCCGACCCGATGAACGACGGGAGCTGGGAGAACGACCCGACGTTCCAGATGGGCGCACCGGGCCAGGAACAGGCCCAGTCGCTGTCGGTTAACCTTCGGGCGGGGAGCCTGCGCGCGCCGCTTGACTTCAGTGAGGAACAGATCTACTCGATCGAGCCCGGCCACGCCGACCAGTTCAAACAGTACTCGCTGCTGATCGGGCTGCTCTCGGTCCTCACCGTCAGCGGCGTCGTCTACGCCCGATACACCGACACCCGCGTCGCCCTGCCGATGATCGTCACGGCCATGGCCGAAGTGGTCATTCTGCTCGGCTTCGCGGCGGTGATACGCATGCCGCTTGATCTCTCCCACGTCGCCGGGTTCATCGCCGTCGTGGGGACCGGGGTCGACGACCTCGTGATCATCGCCGACGAGGTGATGGACGAGGGCGACGTCAGCTCCGAACGGGTCTTCCAATCCCGGTTCCGCAAGGCGTTCTGGGTCATCGGGGCCGCCGCCGCGACAACCGTCGTCGCCCTCTCGCCGCTCGCAGTCCTCAGCCTCGGCGACCTCCGCGGGTTCGCCATCATCACCATCCTCGGCGTGTTCATCGGGGTCCTCATCACCCGACCCGCCTACGGGGACATCCTGCGACGCCTGCTGACCGACCGCTGACAGCGTCCGATCGCGTTCGTTTTATCCCGTCCGACAGCGCGGACACCAGTCGACACTGTTGCCGTCGCCGTGTGCACGTGCGAAATCGTACGAAACCGGCCGCTGAAGACGTACAAACGGGCATTCGACACACCACCGTAACGCACCGGCGGGACGATCAATAGCGATTAGCCTGCGACTGCAACTGTACTCGAAAGGGCCGCGAGACTGCAGTTCTGAACCGGTGTCGACGCCGTCGCTCGAGGCGTCGTCCGGCTGAGACCGTGCCGAACAGGACTCGAGACCGGTCGATCCGACAGCTGGTACTAGGTGACTCGAGACGACGAAAACGAAAAGCCTAGGCCGGGATTTGAACCCGGGCTCTCGTCCTTACCAAGGACGCGCTTTACCGCTAAGCTACCCAGGCGCGTACTTCTTCGTTGATCGGAGATGTCTTTATGCGTTTCGATCCACGGGAGCCGTGCGCCGGTGTGTCGCGGTGCCGTCTCGGAGTCTCGAGGCGCGATCAGGGATCGGTCGCCGACGTCGCCCGGTCGGTCGCGTGGTCCTCGAGCGAGCGGTCGGAGACCGACGGCCCGAGATCGGTGAGACAGTCCTCGACGGCGGGAAACGAGGTGCCGGCGGCGTCGGCGAGGTTCTCGGCGAGGGCCAGCAGCCGCGGCGAGGGGGTTTCGCCGACGGCGACGGCTCCGGTCCGGACCGCGAGTTCGAGGACGTCGCGCTCGAGGTTGGCGTCGATCGCCGCGGGATCGCCCTCGTCGATCGCGGCGGTCGGATCGGGATCGTCGCCCGCCGCGAGGTCGGCCCGACGGGTCTGGTCGCGGCCGAACGACTGGACGGTGCGGACGGCCGTGCCGGCGGCCTCGGTGCGAGCCAGCAGGTAAAAGCCTCGCGCGACGAGGATGTCGGCAGCCAGGATCGCGAGGTCGGCCTCGCCCGCGTCGGCGTCACTTTTCGTCCAGGGTTCGTCGTGGGCGAGCGCCCGCGTCAGTCGCAGTCCCTCGTAGATGAGTTGGACGCCGGCCGCGTGGGTGACGACGTCGTGGTCACTGCCGGACGAACGGTCCCGATCGGCGGTCGCCTCGTCGGCCACCCCGTGATCGTACTGTTCGTCGAAGCCGTGGCCATCGGTGGCCATCGCAGCGGCGCTCTCGAGCGTGAGCGTCGCGGGTACCATCGACGCCCGATCGAGAACGGATTCGAGATACTCGTGTAGCTGTGGTGGTTCGACGTCCGCGACGGCCTCGGCGGCGGCACGCCGACAGCTGTCGGCATTCTCCATTAGCGGGGGGTTACGACGGGGGAGGCAAAGACCTTTGGAAACGCCGGATCGACTGCGGATATGATCGACGTCGACGCTGACGGACGGATTCGGACCGTGACGATCGACCGCCCCGAGGCACGCAACGCCCTCACCGAAGACGGCCTCGAGGCCCTCGAAGCGGCGGTCGCCGACGCCGACGAGCCCGTGATCTACCTGCGCGGGCGCGGACCGGCCTTTTCGGCCGGCGCGGATCTCAACGAAGTCGCGGCCCTCGAGGGGGATCGGGACCGCGCGGCCGAGTTCGCGCGGCTGGGACAGCGGGTCGCCCGAACGATCGAGGATTCGCCCGCGGTCGTCGTGGCGGGGATCGACGGCCCCGCGCGCGGCGGCGGGCTCGAGCTCGCGCTGGCCTGCGACGTCCGCGTCGGAACGCCCGCGTCGACCTACGGCGAGCCCGGCGTCAGCTTCGGCCTGTTCGGTGCCTGGGGCGGCACCGTCCGACTGCCTCGCGTCCTCGGCGAGGGCGACGCCCTCGAGTTCGCGCTCTCGGGACGGTCGGTCGACGCCGAGGAGGCCCTTCGAATGGGGCTGATATCGCGGATCGAGGACGACCCACGCACGGTCGCCGCGGAGATCGCCGACAACGCGACGGATGCGCTGGCGGTTCTCAAACGCCGGCTCCGGGACGACGGCGAACGCGCGACCCAGGAGCGACGCGAGGCCGCGGCCTTCGCCGATCTCGT containing:
- a CDS encoding preprotein translocase subunit SecD; the protein is MSPIGAIKGNWRVLLLVAFLAFAVVALFIPGGIVADDGLASDSVDSGPTNLEFGLGLDGGTRIRVPVAGMTAEDIDTGAVSDDGQVDQERIDGVESTLQSELDLDQADVSVDVRDDGTVTAEVFNDNVSESEFAAALQAADVDASEDAIRDGVTQGTRDEMIRTIQTKINAAGLSGGTAYESTTVGGQHYIVVEVPNMDADELRTILSERGQVEVVAYYPDGNETQTNQTVLRGENIVEVDPPEQNQRGSGYFVPVQVGEDAAPGFQQQMVDLGFTTEGRGQCSLSGDGESVDFDHEGQQYCLLTVVDDEVVDAHSMGDLADPMNDGSWENDPTFQMGAPGQEQAQSLSVNLRAGSLRAPLDFSEEQIYSIEPGHADQFKQYSLLIGLLSVLTVSGVVYARYTDTRVALPMIVTAMAEVVILLGFAAVIRMPLDLSHVAGFIAVVGTGVDDLVIIADEVMDEGDVSSERVFQSRFRKAFWVIGAAAATTVVALSPLAVLSLGDLRGFAIITILGVFIGVLITRPAYGDILRRLLTDR
- the secF gene encoding protein translocase subunit SecF — its product is MGYFDVPEIDYTRYSNRQLAAVPLAVLAVALLVLSGAFLAYGTPVPLGMDFAGGTELTVQTTTAEGDIGAAFDEQPESVTGTGSENQYIVQFSSTDSQALSDQAEENLEQDGSAEVVQSVSATSASFGQGSQQTAMLGLVIAFVGMSAIAFLLFRTFVPSIAIVISAFSDLMIPLAFMRLAGIPLSLGTVAGLLMLIGYSVDSDILLNNHVLRRSGDFYESTHRAMRTGVTMTVTSMVAMLVMAVSAYIFGIGLLASIGTILFVGLAADLLNTYMLNLSLLRWYKFEGVRS
- a CDS encoding DUF7114 family protein, which encodes MENADSCRRAAAEAVADVEPPQLHEYLESVLDRASMVPATLTLESAAAMATDGHGFDEQYDHGVADEATADRDRSSGSDHDVVTHAAGVQLIYEGLRLTRALAHDEPWTKSDADAGEADLAILAADILVARGFYLLARTEAAGTAVRTVQSFGRDQTRRADLAAGDDPDPTAAIDEGDPAAIDANLERDVLELAVRTGAVAVGETPSPRLLALAENLADAAGTSFPAVEDCLTDLGPSVSDRSLEDHATDRATSATDP
- a CDS encoding enoyl-CoA hydratase/isomerase family protein produces the protein MIDVDADGRIRTVTIDRPEARNALTEDGLEALEAAVADADEPVIYLRGRGPAFSAGADLNEVAALEGDRDRAAEFARLGQRVARTIEDSPAVVVAGIDGPARGGGLELALACDVRVGTPASTYGEPGVSFGLFGAWGGTVRLPRVLGEGDALEFALSGRSVDAEEALRMGLISRIEDDPRTVAAEIADNATDALAVLKRRLRDDGERATQERREAAAFADLVAAHADDVDALLE
- a CDS encoding ribose 1,5-bisphosphate isomerase → MVDAEPAVVPAVESTADAIATMEIRGAATIADAAAAALATQAEESRVETPAAFRRGLRAAARTLYETRPTAVSLPNALRYVLRGADGDTVGELRASTIDRAESFRRDLEHARETLGGIGANRLRDGDVVLTHCHSTDALACVEAALEDGTALEAIVKETRPRKQGHITAAQLREWGVPVTLIVDGAARRYLDAADHVLVGADSIAADGSVINKIGTSGLAVTARERGVPVMVAAQTIKLHPDTLTGHTVAIETRDEREVLSDEERASLRSSDAPDGSAGEPGSEGGLTVENPAFDVTPPRYVDAIVTERGQFPPESIVTLMRELFGDTTDEPWAE
- a CDS encoding DUF5812 family protein, with the translated sequence MTERTGTFVVTHAEPDSAVVRDVQTAQVHTLASNPGLEVHDVLEATVAPEPPMEVTWEVIEVDDRRSIEVVDSDLEPTTYEKELAADAEIGDLVQEERAGTGEIHVFRVPGDEVAAAAADVLADEETIARAARLEAVRVEVRSAADEGVLSVRYLPD